Proteins encoded together in one Gemmatimonadota bacterium DH-78 window:
- a CDS encoding squalene/phytoene synthase family protein, with protein MSAPARPEASESASVALDRAGARVHAALRDAAAALRMDDLHVPEPRGQLLRPLVGWAVLDPPARGSVDDRFWYGLLAIQMVHEASLLHDDLIDEADTRRGRPTVRATRGAAAALVEGDHLLTSAYRVAAATGSPTFMTLFARAVERTVAGEIAQQRAAGRRLDPAEYRRAIEGKSGELFGATVAWARLWTGRGGAGGIEPGRSVGALYQMVDDALDYCPVADTGKEPLQDYRQQKWTFVLDHVAACGFDAPPEAIVHRVFEVDDGAASVRVVERLQSERVSVVQALQPADGLLDAILGGWVARVAAAYARQVERSRVERVETSAVDFQQVTALARAVGSPKDWGDYFAHHSRSFRFASRLFPEDARRSIEGVYAFCRFTDDLVDEATGGPDEARRRVAVWRSLAAEAYRGNATGVPLADHVMGEAARRGVPFHYIDDLLAGVESDLDPGRFSDEAELRRYTYRVASVVGGWISELFGVHDPRLLARAFELGHAMQLTNILRDVGEDWRQGRVYLPRTLLRRHQVSSADLESLSEGGPLPEHWAPLCEELMAEADRSYEAAFEALPELPGFYARPVAVAARVYQGIHEAIRRNHYDNGTLRAHTGRVDKLRLGWRGLRELRSARLAVEGAPAPAAVGFQLAAHDGAAT; from the coding sequence ATGAGCGCCCCCGCACGCCCCGAGGCGTCGGAGTCGGCATCGGTCGCCCTCGACCGGGCCGGTGCCCGGGTGCACGCGGCCCTCCGAGACGCGGCCGCGGCCCTGCGGATGGACGATCTGCATGTGCCGGAGCCCCGGGGGCAGCTCCTCCGCCCGCTCGTCGGGTGGGCGGTGTTGGATCCACCGGCTCGGGGCTCCGTCGACGATCGCTTCTGGTACGGGCTGCTGGCGATCCAGATGGTGCACGAGGCCTCCCTGCTCCACGACGACCTGATCGACGAGGCCGACACGCGCCGGGGGCGACCCACCGTTCGCGCCACCCGGGGCGCCGCGGCCGCGCTCGTCGAGGGCGACCACCTGCTGACCTCGGCCTACCGCGTGGCGGCGGCGACCGGGAGTCCCACCTTCATGACGCTGTTCGCACGCGCCGTCGAGCGCACGGTGGCTGGAGAGATCGCCCAGCAGCGCGCCGCCGGCCGCCGCCTGGACCCGGCCGAGTACCGTCGCGCGATCGAGGGCAAGTCGGGCGAGCTCTTCGGCGCCACCGTCGCGTGGGCGCGGCTGTGGACCGGTCGGGGCGGCGCCGGGGGGATCGAGCCGGGCCGAAGCGTCGGGGCGCTCTACCAGATGGTGGACGACGCACTCGACTACTGCCCCGTGGCCGACACCGGCAAGGAGCCGCTCCAGGACTACCGCCAACAGAAGTGGACTTTCGTGCTCGATCATGTGGCGGCCTGCGGGTTCGATGCGCCGCCTGAGGCCATCGTGCACCGCGTGTTCGAAGTCGACGACGGCGCGGCGTCGGTGCGTGTGGTGGAGCGGCTCCAGAGCGAGCGCGTCTCGGTGGTGCAGGCACTCCAGCCCGCGGACGGGCTGCTGGACGCGATCCTGGGCGGATGGGTGGCGCGGGTGGCGGCCGCCTATGCCCGACAGGTCGAGCGCTCCCGTGTGGAGAGGGTCGAGACCAGCGCGGTCGACTTCCAGCAGGTGACCGCGCTGGCGCGGGCGGTCGGATCCCCGAAGGACTGGGGGGACTACTTCGCGCACCACAGTCGGTCGTTTCGCTTCGCCTCCCGCCTGTTTCCCGAAGACGCCCGGCGGTCGATCGAGGGAGTGTACGCCTTCTGCCGCTTCACCGACGATCTGGTCGACGAAGCCACCGGCGGGCCCGACGAGGCTCGCCGCCGCGTGGCCGTCTGGCGCTCGCTCGCCGCGGAGGCCTACCGAGGCAACGCGACGGGGGTGCCGCTCGCCGACCACGTGATGGGGGAGGCCGCCAGACGCGGTGTGCCCTTCCACTACATCGACGACCTGCTCGCCGGGGTGGAGAGCGACCTCGACCCCGGACGATTCAGCGACGAGGCGGAGTTGAGGCGCTACACCTACCGGGTGGCCTCGGTGGTGGGTGGATGGATCAGCGAGCTCTTCGGGGTGCACGATCCTCGCCTCCTCGCCCGGGCCTTCGAACTCGGACACGCGATGCAGCTCACCAACATCCTGCGCGACGTGGGCGAAGATTGGCGACAGGGCCGGGTCTATCTGCCCCGCACGCTCCTGCGGCGCCACCAGGTGTCGTCGGCCGACCTCGAGAGCCTGTCGGAGGGAGGTCCGCTTCCCGAGCATTGGGCCCCTCTGTGCGAGGAGCTGATGGCCGAGGCGGACCGGAGCTACGAGGCGGCCTTCGAAGCGCTGCCGGAGTTGCCCGGGTTCTACGCCCGGCCCGTGGCCGTCGCCGCGCGCGTATATCAGGGAATTCATGAAGCGATCCGCCGCAACCACTACGACAACGGCACGTTGCGCGCTCACACCGGCCGGGTCGACAAGCTCCGCCTCGGATGGCGGGGCCTGAGGGAGCTCCGGTCGGCGCGCCTCGCGGTCGAGGGCGCACCGGCCCCTGCCGCGGTCGGCTTTCAACTCGCAGCACACGATGGAGCGGCGACATGA
- a CDS encoding carotenoid biosynthesis protein, giving the protein MKPAFESTIERPVSTGERVVLLALFAFTAVAVAGYGVFGLHPEWLPTNSWATRFYSVSFPFFARLHIGITTLVLGFALWRRGGWRWIGAFVSVGMVAFLAEHIGTGYGVPFSGYAYTGLLGPKVGGRVPWLIPISWFVMAAPSYVIARHLLPGASHTLRRLGLATALLVTWDLALDPAMSFLTPYWLWETPGAFYGMPWVNLLGWAATGFVIMAVLEGWERVGPQWRLQLSPGWAAAFYLAVLLMPLGMVTAAGLWGSVAATLAALVVLRLLHPSPRSGDPSPRAAGRENEPRRPAEVVG; this is encoded by the coding sequence ATGAAGCCCGCGTTCGAGTCGACGATCGAGCGGCCGGTGTCGACCGGAGAGCGCGTCGTTCTCCTCGCGCTCTTCGCCTTCACCGCGGTCGCCGTGGCCGGGTACGGCGTGTTCGGATTGCACCCGGAGTGGTTGCCCACGAACAGTTGGGCGACGCGGTTCTACTCGGTGTCGTTCCCCTTCTTCGCGCGACTCCATATCGGGATCACCACGCTGGTGCTCGGCTTCGCGCTCTGGCGCCGAGGGGGGTGGCGATGGATCGGGGCCTTCGTCTCCGTCGGGATGGTGGCCTTTCTCGCAGAGCACATCGGCACAGGCTACGGCGTGCCCTTCTCCGGCTACGCCTACACCGGTCTTCTCGGCCCGAAGGTAGGCGGTCGCGTTCCGTGGCTGATTCCGATCAGCTGGTTCGTGATGGCCGCTCCGTCGTACGTGATCGCGCGGCACCTGCTCCCGGGGGCGTCGCACACGCTCCGTCGACTGGGGCTCGCCACGGCGCTGCTCGTCACCTGGGATCTCGCGCTCGACCCGGCGATGAGTTTCCTCACACCGTACTGGCTGTGGGAAACGCCCGGTGCCTTCTACGGAATGCCCTGGGTGAATCTGCTCGGGTGGGCCGCTACCGGCTTCGTCATCATGGCCGTGCTCGAGGGCTGGGAGCGGGTGGGCCCGCAGTGGCGTCTGCAGCTGTCTCCCGGCTGGGCGGCCGCCTTCTACCTGGCCGTGCTGCTCATGCCGCTCGGGATGGTCACCGCCGCGGGGCTGTGGGGGTCGGTCGCGGCCACCCTCGCCGCGCTGGTGGTACTGCGTCTGCTCCATCCGTCGCCGCGCTCCGGCGACCCCTCGCCCAGGGCCGCCGGTCGCGAGAATGAACCGAGACGGCCGGCGGAGGTGGTCGGATGA
- a CDS encoding helix-turn-helix domain-containing protein has translation MDSVETDLHLTTTQVAELLDVHPSTVKRWCNDGDLEIDKTGGGHRRIALHEVLLLAELREIPTLLDGFAPYQDRVWTAIQEAVGDQRFDGVRELAMEWLKAGELWRISRLLLVLGRHPAVEFAAFCDEVVRGFMQSVGAHWSTGELRVGEEHLASESLAEVLIRLREPFATAPDASRPLAVVGSMEGVRHGLGSWCVRLLLERHGWEVCFLGTDVPMEDFAAIQQSREASLVCISFASPAGAADMVRAMRILARFYEADRPFALALGGDLAEEPDFDPADLPFHDIGIFGSLRDFRDAIAPEGSMRLPDTMGAVR, from the coding sequence ATGGACTCAGTCGAAACGGACCTTCACCTGACCACGACGCAGGTGGCCGAGCTGCTCGACGTGCACCCGTCGACGGTGAAGCGGTGGTGCAACGACGGCGATCTCGAGATCGACAAGACCGGGGGTGGCCACCGGCGGATCGCCCTCCACGAAGTGCTCCTGCTCGCCGAGTTGCGCGAGATCCCCACCCTGCTCGACGGCTTCGCCCCCTATCAGGACCGCGTCTGGACCGCGATCCAGGAGGCCGTCGGCGACCAGCGCTTCGACGGAGTGCGCGAACTCGCCATGGAGTGGTTGAAGGCGGGCGAGCTGTGGCGGATCTCCCGCCTCCTTCTCGTGCTCGGACGGCACCCCGCGGTCGAGTTCGCCGCTTTCTGCGACGAGGTGGTGCGCGGCTTCATGCAGTCGGTGGGCGCTCACTGGAGCACGGGAGAACTCCGCGTCGGAGAGGAGCACCTGGCCTCGGAGTCGCTGGCTGAAGTGCTGATCCGACTTCGCGAGCCCTTCGCCACGGCCCCGGACGCCTCCCGTCCCCTCGCCGTGGTGGGGAGCATGGAGGGCGTTCGCCACGGGTTGGGCAGCTGGTGCGTGCGGCTCCTCCTCGAACGCCACGGATGGGAAGTCTGCTTCCTCGGCACCGACGTCCCGATGGAGGACTTCGCGGCCATACAGCAGTCGCGGGAGGCCTCGCTGGTGTGCATCTCCTTCGCCTCTCCGGCCGGCGCGGCCGACATGGTCCGTGCCATGCGGATCCTCGCCCGCTTCTACGAGGCCGATCGGCCCTTCGCGCTGGCGCTGGGTGGCGACCTCGCCGAGGAGCCCGACTTCGACCCGGCCGACCTGCCGTTCCACGACATCGGCATCTTCGGGAGTCTTCGAGACTTTCGTGACGCCATCGCCCCGGAGGGAAGCATGCGCCTGCCGGACACGATGGGGGCGGTCCGATGA
- the trmH gene encoding tRNA (guanosine(18)-2'-O)-methyltransferase TrmH, with translation MTPERFRRLQAVLARRQPDLTVLMEGVHKPHNLSAVARSCDAVGVLEIHTVPVEGWTELHPAVSAGAAKWVPTHDWSDVETAVAALSGRGFQLVAAHPDPDAVDFRAPDYTRPTCFVLGSELRGLTDRALALVDRTVTVPMEGMVRSLNVSVASAVMLYEAQRQRENAGLYAEPRLGEDRFRTLLFEWAYPKLAMHCREAGVPYPDLDDDGEIVQMPAMPAPEGARARND, from the coding sequence ATGACGCCCGAACGCTTCCGTCGACTCCAGGCCGTGCTCGCCCGCCGGCAACCCGACCTCACGGTGCTGATGGAAGGGGTGCACAAGCCGCACAATCTCTCGGCGGTGGCTCGCAGCTGCGACGCGGTGGGTGTGCTCGAGATCCACACGGTGCCGGTCGAGGGGTGGACGGAGTTGCACCCGGCCGTGTCGGCGGGGGCCGCCAAATGGGTCCCCACCCACGACTGGTCGGATGTGGAGACGGCGGTAGCCGCCCTGAGCGGGCGGGGATTTCAACTCGTGGCCGCGCACCCGGATCCCGACGCGGTGGACTTTCGGGCACCGGACTACACGCGCCCGACCTGCTTCGTGCTCGGATCCGAACTGCGCGGCCTCACCGACCGCGCACTCGCACTCGTCGATCGCACGGTCACGGTCCCGATGGAGGGGATGGTCCGTTCGCTCAATGTGAGCGTGGCCAGCGCCGTCATGCTCTACGAGGCCCAGCGACAGCGCGAGAACGCGGGGCTGTACGCCGAACCGCGTCTCGGCGAGGACCGCTTCCGGACACTCCTCTTCGAGTGGGCCTATCCGAAACTCGCGATGCACTGCCGAGAGGCCGGCGTGCCCTACCCGGATCTCGACGACGACGGTGAAATCGTGCAGATGCCCGCCATGCCCGCCCCGGAGGGCGCTCGAGCCCGCAACGACTAG
- a CDS encoding type IA DNA topoisomerase: MDVLIVESAAKARTLQKYLGNGWAVVATGGHVETLPNDRKVHGKDASKAYWANRPGELPDPNWVWTDRGEEAVKTILEKAGDHPTFWIATDPDREGEFIAWSLERRLEGRGEIHRVTFQEVTEEAVRAAIEAPREVDRPTVESALVRKFLDRLVGFRTSKMANGIVPGRGNSMGRVQTPTLGFVVERELEREAHVPIPYFEVRARAEGVDFSARFHETDDPDAWRDASDKVHPTRTFDRELAEQAVAALTEAGRVTIADVRESTNRRRSSAPFSTDALLQAAGSRFSWAPRNTSRLASMLYEAGHITYIRTDSTRLADSALDQVRTVVREEWGEDHLGSGGGKNVATGPVQDAHEAIRPTRIAVEEAPVDDADARRLYRLIRAHTLASQMAPSVTATRSLRATAEGFDRPLTGSVSWRTFDGWEAAYSEFLAPRPTQAPDLPLEVGAEWVLDPAEEESPNPQFVEDETRPPARYRAHTLIRAMKEAGIGRPSTYARTVEKLEERKYVETEEGALAPTEAGRAIWMRAAPLYASDRDTDGDGAGIELFSPEFTARMEERLDELASGDLGGAETWERWRDLIRDLHEAARDRKKSGTSTLQQQDMLTRLLANAPEPRPIEPEAVADLTWSEAFELTNTLRESGILPAPTERQVGYIERLLGDLDLDDEELASIIGTSGVEGIRTTAAASEVIDELQRIHDERRPPSAKQRRYIESLIEKSDLTEAEALALVDARELDDLTGGREGSASALIDQLTARSAEAAEAGET, translated from the coding sequence ATGGATGTTCTGATCGTCGAGTCGGCTGCGAAGGCCCGCACCCTGCAGAAATACCTCGGAAACGGCTGGGCGGTCGTGGCCACGGGAGGTCATGTCGAGACCCTGCCCAACGACCGGAAGGTGCACGGAAAGGACGCGAGCAAGGCCTACTGGGCGAACCGCCCGGGCGAGCTTCCCGACCCGAACTGGGTGTGGACCGACCGGGGGGAGGAGGCGGTGAAGACGATTCTCGAGAAGGCGGGCGATCACCCGACCTTCTGGATCGCGACCGACCCCGATCGCGAGGGCGAGTTCATCGCCTGGAGCCTCGAGCGGCGCCTCGAAGGTCGAGGCGAGATTCATCGCGTGACCTTCCAGGAGGTGACGGAAGAGGCCGTCCGCGCGGCGATCGAGGCCCCGCGGGAGGTCGACCGGCCGACGGTGGAGAGCGCCCTCGTTCGGAAGTTTCTCGATCGCCTCGTGGGTTTCCGAACCTCCAAGATGGCGAACGGGATCGTGCCCGGCCGCGGCAACTCCATGGGCCGGGTGCAGACCCCCACCCTGGGGTTCGTGGTGGAGCGGGAGCTCGAACGCGAGGCTCACGTACCGATTCCCTACTTCGAAGTCCGGGCCCGCGCGGAGGGCGTGGACTTCTCGGCGCGTTTCCACGAGACCGACGATCCCGACGCCTGGCGCGACGCCTCGGACAAGGTGCACCCCACGCGCACCTTCGACCGCGAACTCGCGGAGCAGGCCGTGGCGGCGCTGACCGAGGCCGGGAGGGTCACGATCGCCGACGTGCGGGAGTCGACCAATCGTCGTCGGTCGTCGGCCCCGTTCTCGACCGATGCGCTGCTTCAGGCGGCCGGATCGCGCTTCTCCTGGGCTCCTCGCAACACCTCCCGCCTGGCCTCGATGCTCTACGAGGCGGGGCACATCACCTACATCCGCACCGACTCCACCCGGCTCGCCGACTCGGCGCTGGATCAGGTGCGCACGGTGGTGCGCGAGGAGTGGGGTGAGGATCACCTCGGGTCGGGCGGCGGCAAGAACGTGGCGACCGGACCGGTCCAGGACGCGCACGAGGCCATCCGGCCCACTCGCATCGCCGTGGAGGAAGCGCCCGTCGACGACGCCGACGCGCGCCGACTCTACCGCCTGATCCGCGCCCACACGCTCGCGAGCCAGATGGCGCCTTCGGTTACGGCCACGCGGAGCCTGAGGGCCACCGCGGAGGGCTTCGACCGCCCGCTCACCGGCAGCGTGTCGTGGCGCACCTTCGACGGCTGGGAGGCGGCGTACTCGGAGTTTCTGGCCCCGCGGCCCACGCAGGCGCCGGATCTACCGCTGGAGGTGGGTGCCGAGTGGGTGCTCGACCCGGCGGAAGAGGAGTCCCCGAATCCGCAGTTCGTGGAAGACGAAACGCGGCCGCCGGCTCGCTACCGCGCCCATACCCTGATTCGGGCGATGAAGGAGGCCGGCATCGGTCGGCCGTCTACCTACGCGCGCACGGTCGAGAAACTCGAGGAGCGCAAGTACGTGGAGACGGAGGAGGGCGCCCTGGCGCCCACCGAGGCCGGCCGCGCGATCTGGATGCGGGCCGCGCCGCTGTACGCCAGCGACCGGGACACCGATGGCGATGGGGCCGGTATCGAACTGTTCAGCCCCGAGTTCACCGCGCGCATGGAGGAGCGTCTCGACGAACTGGCCTCCGGCGACCTGGGCGGGGCCGAGACCTGGGAGCGCTGGCGCGACCTCATTCGCGACCTGCACGAGGCCGCCCGCGATCGGAAGAAGTCGGGCACCAGCACGCTGCAGCAGCAGGACATGCTGACGCGGCTGCTCGCCAATGCACCGGAGCCTCGACCGATCGAACCCGAGGCGGTGGCCGACCTCACCTGGAGCGAGGCGTTCGAACTCACGAACACGCTGCGGGAATCGGGGATCCTGCCCGCTCCCACCGAGCGCCAGGTCGGATACATCGAGCGGCTGCTCGGCGATCTCGACCTCGACGACGAGGAGTTGGCCTCGATCATCGGCACGAGCGGAGTGGAGGGGATCCGGACCACCGCCGCCGCGAGTGAGGTGATCGATGAACTGCAGCGGATCCACGACGAGCGCCGACCCCCGAGTGCCAAGCAGCGGCGCTACATCGAGAGCCTGATCGAGAAGTCGGACCTCACGGAGGCCGAGGCGCTCGCGCTGGTGGACGCCAGGGAACTGGACGACCTCACCGGTGGGCGGGAGGGGTCGGCCAGCGCCCTGATCGATCAGCTCACGGCACGGAGCGCCGAAGCCGCCGAGGCCGGCGAGACCTGA
- a CDS encoding metalloregulator ArsR/SmtB family transcription factor has protein sequence MNHSVAQNDARCEVRGVNEAGVARARSARALDEHIAHLANTFQLLASTTRLRIVEALARQEFCVCDLATLVEVSESAVSHHLRQMRELRIVRYRREGRMAYYRLDDGHVADLFRLGLDHVRE, from the coding sequence GTGAATCATTCGGTCGCGCAGAACGACGCCCGCTGCGAAGTGCGGGGCGTGAACGAAGCCGGCGTCGCGAGGGCCCGGAGTGCTCGAGCGCTGGACGAGCACATCGCGCACCTCGCGAACACCTTTCAGCTGCTGGCGAGCACCACCCGCCTGCGCATCGTGGAGGCCCTGGCTCGGCAGGAGTTCTGCGTGTGCGATCTCGCGACCCTCGTCGAGGTGAGCGAGTCGGCCGTCAGTCACCACCTGCGACAGATGCGAGAACTCCGGATCGTGCGGTATCGCAGGGAGGGTCGCATGGCCTACTACCGCCTCGACGACGGCCACGTGGCCGATCTGTTCCGTCTCGGGCTCGACCATGTCCGCGAGTAG
- a CDS encoding cation-translocating P-type ATPase: MPPSDTAPPSVVTTATFDVPDMDCASCVARIRGRLTALDGVLGVDGSPISRTLSVEMDGARVTDRRVRDEVERLGYAARIHTGRSPANATSGVWRGGVARIAYASMALFVVAGLARWTGYDPRIAAPLARAATLSDLLFVVAALVGGWNFFPRGVAAARALALDMNFLMTVAIIGAVAVGETMEAAAIAFLFALSELLERYAVDRARGSVEALMELSPDRARRIDAAGEEEWVEIEALVVGDEVAVRPGDRVPADGIVVAGRSAIDESPITGEPLSADKSVGDRVHSGTINREGWLRVRVERLAADSTLARIIRLVQDAEGRKTHTEQFVARFARVYTPIVTLAAALVVAIPVLLGAPFEPWFVRGLTLLVIACPCALVISTPVAVVSGITAAARNGVLIKGGRYLEALGEVKVFAFDKTGTLTHGRLAVERVEFSDGVEPEAAQRLLRAAAALERRSEHPLARAIAEHCGAMGLRADTLPPVADFRSVPGRGAEGRVDGRLVRIGAPEWLEVDPPGEPEVGRTVVAARAVDDASGSRRETVWFTLADRPREGAAAALDALRAGGVVHTVMLTGDGEGPARAVAARVGVDEVRARMMPEDKVRALEELERIHGPVAMVGDGVNDAPALAASSVGIVMGAMGSDASLETADLALMGDDLSRLAYARRMSGLARRVIRQNIAAAIVVKALLVLAVPFGWVPLVAAVIVGDVGVSLGVTVNALRLAAVRDGR, from the coding sequence GTGCCCCCGTCCGACACCGCGCCGCCGTCGGTGGTCACGACCGCCACCTTCGACGTTCCGGACATGGACTGCGCCAGCTGCGTCGCCAGGATTCGGGGGCGGCTCACCGCGCTCGACGGGGTCCTGGGGGTGGACGGCAGCCCGATCTCCAGAACGCTCTCCGTGGAGATGGACGGGGCTCGCGTAACGGACCGGCGCGTACGCGACGAGGTCGAGCGCCTCGGCTACGCGGCTCGGATCCACACCGGTCGATCGCCCGCGAACGCGACCTCTGGGGTGTGGCGCGGCGGAGTCGCGCGCATCGCGTACGCATCGATGGCGCTGTTCGTCGTGGCCGGCCTCGCGCGATGGACCGGCTACGATCCGCGGATCGCCGCCCCGTTGGCTCGCGCCGCGACCCTCTCCGACCTCCTGTTCGTGGTGGCGGCGCTCGTCGGCGGCTGGAACTTCTTTCCCCGCGGCGTCGCGGCGGCGCGTGCGCTCGCGCTCGACATGAACTTCCTGATGACGGTGGCGATCATCGGGGCCGTCGCGGTCGGAGAGACCATGGAGGCCGCCGCCATCGCCTTCCTCTTCGCCCTGTCGGAGCTGCTGGAGAGGTATGCCGTCGACCGTGCGCGCGGCTCGGTCGAGGCTCTCATGGAGCTGTCGCCCGACCGGGCGCGTCGCATCGATGCGGCGGGTGAAGAGGAGTGGGTCGAGATCGAGGCCCTGGTGGTCGGCGACGAGGTGGCGGTGCGCCCGGGCGACCGTGTGCCTGCCGACGGCATCGTGGTCGCCGGTCGATCGGCGATCGACGAGTCTCCGATCACGGGCGAACCGCTGTCGGCGGACAAGTCCGTCGGCGACCGGGTGCACTCCGGCACGATCAATCGCGAGGGCTGGCTGCGCGTGCGTGTGGAACGCCTCGCCGCCGACAGCACCCTCGCCCGCATCATCCGCCTCGTTCAGGACGCGGAGGGCCGAAAGACGCACACCGAGCAGTTCGTGGCGCGGTTCGCGCGCGTGTACACCCCGATCGTGACCCTGGCGGCCGCCCTGGTGGTCGCGATCCCGGTGCTTCTGGGTGCCCCCTTCGAGCCCTGGTTCGTGCGGGGGCTCACGCTGCTCGTCATCGCCTGTCCGTGCGCACTCGTGATCTCCACCCCGGTCGCGGTGGTGAGCGGGATCACGGCAGCGGCTCGAAACGGGGTGCTGATCAAGGGCGGGCGGTATCTGGAGGCGCTCGGAGAGGTGAAGGTGTTCGCCTTCGACAAGACCGGCACGCTCACGCACGGGCGGCTCGCAGTGGAGCGAGTGGAGTTTTCCGACGGGGTGGAGCCCGAGGCGGCACAGCGGCTGTTGCGTGCGGCGGCGGCGCTCGAGCGACGCTCCGAGCACCCGCTCGCGCGCGCGATCGCCGAGCACTGCGGTGCGATGGGACTCCGGGCGGACACGCTTCCCCCGGTCGCGGACTTCCGCTCCGTGCCGGGTCGGGGCGCGGAGGGAAGGGTGGACGGACGGCTCGTTCGCATCGGAGCGCCGGAGTGGCTCGAGGTGGACCCACCCGGCGAACCGGAGGTCGGCCGTACGGTGGTGGCCGCGCGGGCGGTGGACGACGCCTCCGGAAGCCGTCGCGAGACCGTCTGGTTCACCCTCGCGGATCGCCCGCGAGAAGGTGCGGCGGCGGCACTCGACGCGCTGCGGGCCGGCGGGGTCGTGCACACCGTGATGCTCACGGGCGACGGTGAAGGTCCGGCGCGGGCCGTGGCCGCCCGGGTCGGCGTGGACGAGGTGCGCGCGCGAATGATGCCCGAGGACAAGGTTCGGGCCCTCGAGGAGCTCGAGCGGATCCATGGGCCGGTGGCGATGGTGGGCGACGGAGTGAACGATGCACCGGCGCTGGCTGCCAGCTCCGTGGGAATCGTGATGGGGGCGATGGGGAGCGACGCTTCTCTCGAGACGGCCGACCTCGCACTCATGGGCGACGACCTGTCGCGTCTCGCCTACGCGCGCCGAATGAGCGGCCTTGCACGGCGCGTGATCCGCCAGAACATCGCGGCGGCGATCGTGGTCAAGGCCCTTCTGGTCCTCGCGGTTCCGTTCGGCTGGGTGCCCCTGGTGGCGGCGGTGATCGTCGGAGACGTGGGCGTATCGCTGGGAGTGACCGTCAACGCGCTCCGACTGGCCGCGGTGCGAGACGGGCGCTGA